The sequence GTACCTGAAAGCTGCCTCTTGATATTTGTAGGTCTCATCATGGGAGGACTAATTTACAGTTTAAATGACAAATCCCCACCAGTCATAAACagtgatatatttttcttgtatttacttTCACCAATAGTCCTTGATGCAGGATATTTTATGCCTAGTTGGCCATTTTTTGAAAACATAGGGACCATTCTGTCATATGCTGTAGTTGGAACCATGTGGAATGCATTTGGGATAGGCCTTTTCCTCTATGGCATATGTCAGGTGAAGTACTTCAAACTTCAAGATGTGTCATTGCTCCATAACTTTTGGTTTGGTAGTTTGATTGCTGCAGTAGGTCCTGTGGCTGTACTctctgtatttgaagaaattcaTGTGAATGGAAAGCTTCATATTTTGGTGTTTGGAGAATCCCTCCTTAATGATGCTGTTACTGTTGATAAGTATCCGAAGCATGAGCTTTCATGGTAATTAATTAGGTTCTCTTATGGTCACCCTTGGAATTTAAATAAGAATTGAATTCTGGTTTAGACCAGGATTGAGTAATTTAGTCTTAGGAATAAGTTTATGAATCGAGAAAATATGATTTACTGGTCAttaatatgttttcaaaaataaccATGCTTTTTTGGTACTATACTAATCTTGTATCAGTTTATTAAGTGAAAACTAGGATAAAACTTCTGGAGGCCACAGTCTTTCTAGTCATGtcaaataagaatattttagcCATGAAGCATATATTCACAGCCCATCAGACAATTTTCAAACAGAATCATACATAATTTGATATTGACTTGTAGAAATATCTTTTGATGTAGGGAAGATTTCTAGGAACTCATGTTGggaaggaaatggggagttggAGGACTTCAAAGTTGAGAAACCTCAAAATAGAAGGATACATAGGGCATAAGTTGAGACTCTTCTGATTGGTAAATTCACTCTAATCTTTTTTTATGAAGGTGCTCTATAAGTTGTTCAAATCTTTCTCTGAAATGCCATCTATCAAACCATTGGATATTTTGGCTGGGATAGGGAAATATTTTTTGGTTGGAATAGGAGGCATTTTCACTGGGCTCCTGTTTGGCATGGTTGCTACCTTTACCACACACTTTACCAAGACCAGCTGGGTCATCGAACTTCTCTTTATCTTCTTATATAGCTATTTCTCTTACCTGACAGCTGAAATGTTCCATCTCTCAGGGATTGTGGCATAAGTATCTGGAAAAGTCTTTgatttattgaatttcttttaGGAATTGAGTCTGATTTCCGACTAGAAATCTAGGAAATTGCTTTACCTAGATATGGGAGAAGGACCCTCCCTTTATGTTCTTCTAGGGTTTCCTGTTATCTCTAATAGTCACTTAGTCATAGCACTGCAAGTGTTATTGTGGTCAAGTTCATGGGCTCCCTGTAGAGACTAAATGACTACATCCCAACTACCTTGCCTATTTTGGGTTGGGGGTCAGTATGACTCTTTCATTGTATAACAAAAATGCTGAGAATTTGGCATGGGACTACCTAGGGCAGTTCTCTATCTTTGCAGGGGAGAATCATTTCTCCTAATGGATTAGTTATCTGAGCCCAGTAGCATTCCAGTGGTAAGTAATTAGATGGCCCAGCATATAAATAAGCTTGGCATTAGTCCTTGTATAGATGAACTTTCTGCCATAACAATTAAgtaattttattacttcttttgtAAACCATatggcatgttttttttttcttatccatCACTGGCATTTAACCAATGATGATAGTACCTCATATCTAGTAATTAGCTTGTAAGGCTAAATGCCCACATGGTAAGTATTAACACCAAAATGCTTTTGTACTAGGGTTCAGACAGACCATCCcgctctgtgtttttaaaataaatagaatgcttttttttttcaaatgttgcaTGTTTTCTGAAAGCTTAAAacgaaaaagagaaaagattgattttttttttgcagtacgcgggcctctcactgttgtggcctctcctgctgcgaacgtgcaggctcagcggccatggctcacaggcctagcttctccacagcatgtgggatcttccccgaccggggcacgaacccgtgtcccctgcaccggcaggcagactctcaac is a genomic window of Phocoena sinus isolate mPhoSin1 chromosome X, mPhoSin1.pri, whole genome shotgun sequence containing:
- the LOC116747122 gene encoding sodium/hydrogen exchanger 2-like, which translates into the protein MLHYWDQTAKNSSWGPKRTQENASMVSAHTLLFSLDYQHVQIPLEITLWIMLASLAKIGFHLYNKLPAVVPESCLLIFVGLIMGGLIYSLNDKSPPVINSDIFFLYLLSPIVLDAGYFMPSWPFFENIGTILSYAVVGTMWNAFGIGLFLYGICQVKYFKLQDVSLLHNFWFGSLIAAVGPVAVLSVFEEIHVNGKLHILVFGESLLNDAVTVLYKLFKSFSEMPSIKPLDILAGIGKYFLVGIGGIFTGLLFGMVATFTTHFTKTSWVIELLFIFLYSYFSYLTAEMFHLSGIVA